Proteins encoded by one window of Gemmatimonas aurantiaca:
- a CDS encoding ABC transporter permease, producing the protein MTRLELSIAWRYLRSRRGSRLLSLISVIAIGGVLVGVSALIVIMGVMTGMQTDMREKILVGSPDVRVLPYGDDMRMTGWQPLLDKVRAFPGVVSAAPFVSTQGLVRNLSGYRTGTAVVGVVNTGEPGDDVTSIRQHLIFGDFTFRREGVTLPGAALGKFLASKLNAFPGDTIVLLGAAGLEMNAATGAIVPRADSVVVTGVFETGMYEYDDAYLFLSLDAAQRFAGLGEDVTGIEVRTRDRWTTPQLADSLEAALQAPVRAVDWQENNRSFFQALKLEKLGMGVILLLIVLVAAFNILSTLTMVVVDKTREIGILRAMGLGAKSVRRIFLLQGMVIGAVGTFGGLLIGLVVALLLEKYRLISLDPSVYFIDHLPVRLEFFDIAAVLVSSMLVSTLATLYPASQAAKLYPVEAIRHE; encoded by the coding sequence GTGACGCGACTCGAACTCTCGATCGCCTGGCGCTATCTGCGCAGTCGCCGCGGTTCGCGCCTGCTGTCGCTCATCAGCGTCATCGCCATCGGCGGGGTGCTGGTGGGTGTGAGCGCGCTCATCGTCATCATGGGCGTGATGACGGGCATGCAGACCGACATGCGCGAGAAGATCCTGGTGGGCAGTCCCGACGTGCGGGTGTTGCCCTACGGCGACGACATGCGCATGACCGGCTGGCAGCCGCTGCTCGACAAGGTGCGCGCCTTTCCCGGCGTGGTGAGCGCGGCGCCGTTCGTGTCCACGCAGGGGCTGGTGCGCAATCTGAGCGGGTACAGGACAGGGACGGCAGTCGTGGGCGTGGTGAACACCGGCGAACCGGGCGACGACGTCACCAGCATCCGTCAGCATCTCATCTTCGGGGACTTCACGTTCCGGCGCGAAGGCGTGACGTTGCCTGGGGCCGCCCTGGGCAAGTTTCTCGCGTCCAAGCTGAATGCGTTTCCCGGCGACACCATCGTGCTGCTGGGGGCCGCCGGACTCGAGATGAATGCCGCCACCGGGGCGATCGTGCCACGGGCCGACAGCGTCGTCGTGACGGGGGTGTTCGAGACCGGGATGTACGAATACGACGACGCCTACCTCTTCCTCTCCCTCGATGCGGCGCAGCGGTTTGCCGGACTGGGCGAGGACGTGACCGGCATCGAAGTGCGCACCCGGGATCGCTGGACGACGCCACAACTGGCCGATTCCCTCGAGGCCGCGCTGCAGGCGCCGGTGCGTGCCGTGGACTGGCAGGAGAACAACCGCTCGTTCTTCCAGGCGCTCAAGCTCGAGAAGCTGGGCATGGGAGTGATCCTGCTGCTCATCGTGCTCGTCGCCGCGTTCAACATCCTGAGTACGCTCACGATGGTCGTGGTGGACAAGACGCGTGAAATCGGCATTCTGCGCGCCATGGGCCTGGGCGCGAAGAGCGTGCGCCGCATCTTCCTGTTGCAGGGCATGGTGATCGGCGCGGTGGGCACCTTCGGCGGACTGCTCATCGGACTCGTCGTGGCGCTGCTGCTCGAGAAATACCGACTGATCTCGCTCGACCCTTCGGTGTATTTCATCGATCATCTGCCGGTGCGACTCGAGTTCTTCGATATCGCGGCGGTGCTGGTCTCGAGCATGCTCGTGTCCACGCTGGCCACGCTCTACCCGGCCTCGCAGGCCGCGAAGCTGTATCCGGTGGAGGCCATCCGTCATGAGTGA
- the lysS gene encoding lysine--tRNA ligase codes for MSDEQQRPSAGDGQEPGGDAEGSEQKQELNFVMKARREKLERLRASGVEPFAYAFDRTHSSLQAIAALGDGDEGPAVCVAGRLVSWRGQGKTAFAHLVDMDGRIQLYFRRDELGDAVFAQLAEYDLGDWVGVRGGMIRTRTGEATVKVTQVELLSKSLRPLPLGKEQVVDGQTVRYSAFSDTEQRARQRYADLAVHPEVRALFRARSVLTRAIRSHLDGLGYLEVETPVLQPLYGGAAARPFVTHHNALDMPLYLRIADELYLKRLIVGGFERVYEIGHDFRNEGIDRTHNPEFTMLEFYEAFADYTTMMTRVESLIVAAADAIRALPGMEEKVPSFRTPFPRIEWVPSLSQAAGVDVMQVSDAELRTMAERIGVQKVNTLSRPKVLDEMFQALVESKIDQPTFVLDYPKELSPLAKPKRGGPEGITERFELFAKGKELANAFSELNDPIDQRERFEAQARLRDAGDDEASGVDDDYLRAMEYGMPPTGGVGIGLDRLFMYLTDTPNIRDVILFPTMRPE; via the coding sequence ATGAGTGACGAGCAGCAGCGTCCGTCTGCGGGCGACGGACAGGAACCCGGTGGGGACGCCGAGGGCAGCGAGCAGAAACAGGAGCTGAACTTCGTGATGAAGGCCCGTCGCGAGAAGCTCGAGCGTCTGCGCGCGTCGGGTGTCGAGCCGTTCGCGTACGCGTTCGATCGCACGCACAGCTCGCTGCAGGCCATCGCGGCGCTGGGAGACGGCGATGAAGGGCCCGCGGTGTGTGTGGCCGGTCGTCTGGTCTCCTGGCGGGGACAGGGAAAGACGGCGTTTGCGCATCTGGTCGACATGGACGGCCGCATCCAGTTGTATTTCCGCCGCGACGAACTGGGCGATGCCGTGTTCGCGCAACTCGCCGAGTACGATCTCGGGGACTGGGTGGGCGTGCGCGGCGGCATGATCCGGACGCGCACGGGCGAAGCCACGGTGAAAGTGACGCAGGTGGAACTCCTGTCGAAGTCGCTGCGCCCCCTGCCGCTGGGCAAGGAGCAGGTGGTGGACGGACAGACCGTGCGGTATTCCGCCTTCTCCGACACCGAGCAGCGCGCGCGGCAGCGGTATGCCGACCTGGCCGTGCATCCGGAGGTGCGGGCGCTGTTCCGCGCCCGTTCGGTGCTCACGCGCGCCATCCGCAGCCATCTCGACGGACTGGGGTATCTCGAGGTGGAGACGCCGGTGTTGCAGCCGCTCTATGGCGGCGCCGCGGCGCGTCCATTCGTGACGCATCACAATGCGCTCGACATGCCGCTCTATCTGCGCATCGCGGACGAGCTGTATCTCAAGCGTCTCATCGTGGGCGGCTTCGAGCGTGTGTACGAAATCGGCCACGATTTCCGCAACGAAGGCATCGACCGGACGCACAATCCGGAATTCACGATGCTCGAGTTCTACGAGGCGTTTGCCGACTACACCACGATGATGACGCGGGTGGAGTCGCTCATCGTGGCGGCCGCCGACGCGATCCGGGCCTTGCCGGGCATGGAAGAGAAGGTGCCGTCGTTCCGGACGCCGTTCCCGCGCATCGAATGGGTGCCGTCGTTGTCGCAGGCCGCGGGCGTCGATGTCATGCAGGTGAGCGACGCGGAACTTCGCACCATGGCCGAGCGTATCGGCGTGCAGAAGGTGAACACGTTGAGTCGCCCCAAGGTGCTCGACGAGATGTTCCAGGCGCTGGTGGAATCGAAGATCGATCAGCCCACCTTCGTGCTGGACTACCCCAAGGAACTGTCACCGTTGGCCAAGCCCAAGCGCGGAGGCCCCGAGGGCATCACCGAACGGTTCGAACTGTTCGCGAAGGGCAAGGAGCTGGCCAACGCCTTCTCCGAACTCAACGATCCCATCGACCAGCGTGAGCGTTTCGAAGCGCAGGCGCGTCTGCGCGATGCGGGCGACGACGAAGCGAGCGGGGTGGACGACGACTACCTGCGGGCCATGGAGTACGGCATGCCACCCACCGGCGGTGTGGGCATCGGTCTCGACCGTCTGTTCATGTATCTCACGGACACGCCCAACATCCGCGACGTGATTCTGTTCCCCACGATGCGTCCCGAGTGA
- the prfB gene encoding peptide chain release factor 2 (programmed frameshift), whose product MQDGERLKVLSRSEERLADMRGIFDVEAKRLTLNAYEEEMADPAFWNDQEHARDIVQQVKVLKGWVEPADTLQSRIESAREMDELLALESDRSMDADLDQEVQRILSELDAFELKSLLRGNDDYRDAQLEISAGAGGTEAQDWASMLLRLYTRWAERKGFDLEVLDLSEGEEAGIKGAVLEIRGQYAYGFLRPESGVHRLVRISPFDSQARRHTSFASVFVYPVVNEEINIEIRDEDIRMDVFRASGAGGQHVNKTSSAVRLTHIPTGIVTSSQQERSQFKNKATALKMLKNRLYQLEVEKQQAVKAAFDANKQDVTFGSQIRSYVFQPYTMVNDHRTELKIADVQKVMDGDIDPFIQAYLKQESATGAEGNVS is encoded by the exons ATGCAGGACGGTGAACGCCTGAAGGTGCTGTCGCGGTCGGAAGAACGGCTCGCGGACATGCGG GGTATCTTTGACGTCGAAGCCAAGCGCTTGACGTTGAATGCCTACGAAGAGGAAATGGCCGATCCGGCCTTCTGGAACGATCAGGAACACGCGCGGGACATCGTCCAGCAGGTCAAGGTCCTCAAGGGCTGGGTCGAACCGGCGGACACCCTGCAGTCGCGCATCGAGAGTGCGCGCGAGATGGATGAGCTGCTCGCGCTCGAATCCGACAGGTCCATGGATGCCGACCTCGATCAGGAGGTGCAGCGCATTCTGTCGGAGCTCGATGCGTTCGAACTCAAGTCGCTGCTGCGCGGAAACGACGACTATCGTGATGCCCAGCTCGAAATCTCGGCGGGTGCCGGCGGCACTGAAGCGCAGGACTGGGCGTCCATGCTGCTCCGTCTGTACACACGCTGGGCGGAACGCAAGGGATTCGATCTCGAAGTGCTCGACCTGAGCGAAGGGGAAGAAGCCGGCATCAAGGGTGCGGTGCTCGAGATCCGGGGGCAGTATGCCTACGGTTTCCTGCGCCCCGAATCGGGCGTGCATCGCCTGGTGCGCATCTCACCCTTCGACTCGCAGGCACGCCGGCACACCAGCTTCGCATCGGTGTTCGTGTATCCCGTGGTGAACGAGGAGATCAACATCGAGATCCGCGACGAGGACATCAGGATGGATGTCTTCCGCGCGTCGGGCGCCGGTGGGCAGCACGTCAACAAGACGTCGTCGGCAGTACGACTCACGCACATCCCCACGGGCATCGTCACGAGCTCCCAGCAGGAGCGTTCGCAGTTCAAGAACAAGGCGACGGCGCTCAAGATGCTGAAGAACCGGCTGTATCAGCTGGAAGTGGAGAAGCAGCAGGCGGTGAAGGCGGCGTTCGACGCGAACAAGCAGGATGTGACGTTCGGCAGTCAGATCCGCAGTTACGTGTTCCAGCCGTACACGATGGTCAACGACCATCGCACCGAACTCAAGATCGCCGACGTGCAGAAGGTGATGGACGGCGATATCGATCCGTTCATCCAGGCGTACCTCAAGCAGGAGAGCGCCACCGGCGCCGAAGGAAACGTGTCATGA
- a CDS encoding zinc-ribbon domain-containing protein, whose translation MTVSCPECQSVFRVDPAKVPATGVRARCSVCGGIIAIAGGTLPVSVTPVATGAIAAGSLAAQAASTVTAAAMPAVSRVRPTPARAVPASPTPARPAPAVSAPGAHVASGATPMAARSVATPIAAAPAVKAPMAAPAQPTPAGASPVRATPLRGTPVAAAAHAAPAAPGALPAARVTPLRTPALPQAPVAPRTPTPVATGIVPTGAPAGSSPGTPAEGRRPINPFLRADPAQRARRLARALVSDLVAYHPQKREEGLRDGTLRQLFREEIKKSYEEYVEQVGRESAEGAPYFQEALNEILAGGRRLF comes from the coding sequence ATGACGGTGTCGTGTCCCGAATGTCAGTCGGTGTTCCGGGTGGACCCGGCCAAGGTGCCCGCCACCGGAGTGCGTGCACGCTGCTCGGTGTGCGGCGGCATCATCGCCATCGCCGGCGGTACGCTGCCGGTGTCGGTCACCCCGGTGGCCACCGGGGCGATCGCGGCGGGATCGTTGGCTGCGCAGGCTGCCTCGACCGTGACTGCCGCGGCGATGCCCGCCGTTTCACGGGTGCGGCCAACACCGGCGCGAGCGGTGCCGGCCAGTCCGACACCGGCTCGGCCCGCGCCGGCCGTGTCAGCCCCTGGAGCACACGTGGCGTCCGGAGCGACACCGATGGCCGCACGAAGCGTGGCAACACCCATCGCAGCGGCGCCCGCCGTGAAGGCTCCGATGGCCGCTCCAGCACAGCCCACACCGGCCGGAGCGTCTCCCGTTCGGGCCACGCCTCTGCGGGGAACGCCCGTTGCCGCGGCCGCCCACGCCGCACCTGCGGCACCGGGCGCCCTGCCGGCCGCGCGCGTCACCCCGCTCCGGACGCCAGCGCTTCCCCAGGCCCCTGTCGCTCCCCGGACGCCCACGCCGGTGGCCACGGGCATCGTCCCCACGGGGGCCCCGGCGGGAAGTTCCCCGGGAACCCCCGCCGAAGGCCGCCGTCCGATCAACCCGTTCCTGCGTGCCGATCCCGCGCAGCGCGCCCGTCGGCTGGCCCGCGCGCTGGTGTCCGATCTCGTGGCCTATCATCCGCAGAAGCGCGAAGAGGGGCTGCGCGACGGCACGCTCCGGCAGCTCTTCCGGGAAGAGATCAAGAAGAGCTACGAGGAATACGTCGAACAGGTGGGACGTGAGTCCGCCGAAGGGGCACCCTATTTCCAGGAAGCCCTCAACGAAATCCTCGCCGGAGGCCGTCGGTTGTTCTGA
- a CDS encoding GGDEF domain-containing protein has translation MDAVPLSILADSRMITTTIEQSAMHLSPGLPDPAWLASWWTTFPGERLVTDSPETVITTALKDRPRLIIIDARQPDVGQTEQGTAMTVSGPWTTTALQVCERLKRDPYTGIVPVLVVVPSDAFADAFAAGADEVLRSGVDEVEAVARLSAMLHRSDRDTDVHPSTRLPGAREIGAELSRRVESGEKFAACYADLDHFKEFNDRYGYHHGDQVIRLLARILHDVVKGLCGTEGFVGHIGGDDFLFTIPLAAVPRVCDEIVHVFDELVPWQYSEQDRRVGYFFGKDRRGQLHRVPLMTLSVGVVTNQRRHFTRAIEVSELATEMKSYAKTLPGSVWAVDRRRDESTPTTASGAVEHARLDDARETARAAGEAS, from the coding sequence ATGGACGCCGTACCCTTGTCGATCCTTGCCGATTCACGGATGATCACCACCACCATCGAACAGAGTGCGATGCACCTGTCACCGGGGCTTCCGGACCCCGCGTGGCTGGCGTCGTGGTGGACGACATTCCCCGGTGAACGCCTGGTCACGGACAGCCCCGAAACGGTGATCACCACGGCGCTCAAGGATCGTCCCCGTCTCATCATCATCGACGCGCGCCAGCCCGACGTGGGTCAGACGGAGCAGGGCACGGCCATGACGGTATCCGGCCCGTGGACCACGACCGCGCTGCAGGTCTGTGAACGCCTCAAACGTGATCCCTACACCGGCATCGTGCCCGTGCTCGTGGTGGTGCCGTCCGACGCCTTCGCGGACGCGTTTGCGGCCGGTGCCGACGAAGTGCTCCGCAGCGGCGTCGACGAAGTGGAGGCCGTGGCGCGGCTCTCGGCCATGCTGCACCGCAGCGATCGGGACACCGACGTGCATCCGTCCACCCGTCTGCCCGGCGCCCGCGAGATCGGTGCCGAATTGAGCCGGAGGGTGGAATCGGGCGAGAAGTTCGCGGCCTGTTACGCCGACCTGGATCATTTCAAGGAATTCAACGATCGCTACGGTTATCATCATGGTGATCAGGTGATCCGGCTGCTCGCCCGCATTCTGCACGATGTGGTGAAGGGGCTCTGCGGCACGGAGGGATTCGTGGGCCACATCGGCGGCGACGACTTCCTGTTCACCATTCCCCTGGCGGCCGTGCCGCGGGTCTGCGACGAAATCGTGCACGTCTTCGACGAACTGGTGCCGTGGCAGTATTCCGAGCAGGATCGCCGCGTGGGATATTTCTTCGGGAAGGATCGCCGTGGCCAGCTGCACCGCGTCCCGCTGATGACTCTGTCGGTGGGTGTGGTGACCAATCAGCGACGCCACTTCACGCGGGCAATCGAGGTCAGCGAGTTGGCGACGGAAATGAAGAGCTACGCGAAGACGCTGCCGGGATCGGTATGGGCCGTGGACCGGCGTCGTGACGAGAGCACACCGACCACGGCCAGTGGTGCGGTCGAACACGCGCGGCTGGATGACGCGCGTGAGACGGCACGGGCCGCCGGGGAGGCGTCATGA
- a CDS encoding PorV/PorQ family protein, whose protein sequence is MSCARMGRQGSLWRHLRFAMAGALLFAFAPDRAMAQNEGVAFLNMPPGARAIGQGDATVADTLLGTEAMWWNPALLARLPKREIAVHNTQSLAFDANTIALAVPSKVLGTLAVSGTIVDFGSVPQTGPDPESPSGGTLGVYNYILAASYASPMGKRFNAGVTYKFIMLRNPCSGYCGPTWTDRKASTSAVDLGVQYLTPTKLPVSLGLAIRNIGPDMQVKDAAQADPLPRLVQVGARVQVPLAALERNNASLELATDFFSTNSMGEAVVGAGVTLGYRQIAFLQGGYKTGSDLTAGPSIGVGFRSGGFGLDIARRFDSFSRDLSSPPTYVMLRARF, encoded by the coding sequence GTGAGCTGCGCACGAATGGGCAGGCAGGGAAGCCTGTGGCGTCATCTGCGTTTCGCGATGGCGGGGGCGTTGCTTTTCGCGTTCGCGCCGGACCGGGCGATGGCGCAGAACGAAGGCGTGGCCTTTCTCAACATGCCGCCCGGGGCGCGCGCGATCGGGCAGGGTGATGCCACGGTGGCCGATACCTTGCTTGGCACGGAGGCGATGTGGTGGAATCCGGCGCTGCTTGCGCGGTTGCCCAAGCGGGAGATCGCCGTGCACAACACCCAGTCCCTCGCGTTCGACGCGAACACGATTGCGCTGGCGGTGCCGTCGAAGGTACTCGGCACGCTGGCGGTCTCCGGAACGATCGTCGACTTCGGCAGCGTGCCCCAGACGGGCCCCGATCCCGAGTCGCCGTCGGGCGGCACGTTGGGCGTATACAACTACATCCTCGCGGCATCGTATGCCAGCCCGATGGGGAAGCGGTTCAATGCGGGGGTGACGTACAAATTCATCATGCTCCGAAACCCCTGTTCCGGCTACTGCGGCCCGACCTGGACGGATAGGAAGGCGTCGACGAGTGCCGTCGATCTTGGTGTGCAATATCTGACACCGACAAAACTCCCCGTCTCGCTGGGGTTGGCCATTCGCAATATCGGGCCGGATATGCAGGTCAAGGACGCCGCTCAGGCAGACCCGCTGCCGCGCCTCGTGCAGGTGGGTGCCCGGGTGCAGGTCCCGCTGGCCGCACTCGAGCGAAACAACGCCTCCCTCGAGCTGGCGACGGATTTTTTCAGTACCAACAGTATGGGCGAGGCGGTCGTTGGGGCAGGCGTCACGTTGGGGTACCGCCAGATCGCCTTCCTGCAAGGCGGATACAAGACGGGTTCCGATCTCACGGCCGGACCATCGATCGGCGTTGGATTTCGCAGTGGAGGGTTCGGTCTGGATATCGCGCGCCGCTTCGACTCCTTCTCACGCGATCTCTCGAGTCCGCCCACCTATGTCATGCTCCGGGCGCGGTTTTGA
- the era gene encoding GTPase Era, with translation MSDPMTAPTRAGIVTVAGFPNAGKSSLLNRLVGESLAITSSKAQSTRHRVVGIRTADNAQMVILDTPGLLEPRDTLHSAMRNAALAAVRDADVLVHVVDATRAIPTSFAEAAQLDQAPRASVLLALNKADLLDAERRDALRVLHPQAVFCSAVTGEGIEALVQAIAERLPESPYLYPDDELSTQPTRFFCAEFVRETALEQLGDELPHALACEIEEFREGSSPLYIRAVLHVERDSQKRIVIGANGQQIKKLGRVAREKIERFLGQSVYLDLWVKVLPNWRRNRAAVMRLGYGDPNTRA, from the coding sequence ATGAGTGATCCCATGACTGCTCCCACCAGGGCCGGTATCGTCACCGTCGCAGGATTCCCCAATGCCGGGAAGTCCTCCCTCCTCAATCGGCTGGTCGGCGAAAGCCTCGCCATCACCTCCAGCAAGGCGCAGAGCACCCGCCACCGCGTCGTCGGCATCCGTACCGCCGACAACGCCCAGATGGTGATTCTCGATACGCCCGGACTGCTCGAGCCCCGCGACACGCTGCACAGCGCCATGCGCAACGCCGCACTGGCCGCCGTCCGCGACGCGGACGTGCTGGTGCATGTCGTCGACGCGACGCGGGCCATTCCCACATCCTTCGCCGAAGCCGCACAACTCGACCAGGCGCCCCGCGCCTCCGTGCTGCTGGCGCTCAACAAGGCCGATCTCCTCGACGCCGAACGTCGCGATGCGCTGCGGGTGTTGCATCCCCAAGCCGTCTTCTGCTCGGCCGTCACCGGAGAAGGGATCGAGGCCCTCGTGCAGGCGATCGCCGAGCGGCTTCCGGAAAGCCCATATCTGTATCCGGATGACGAGCTCTCCACGCAGCCCACCCGGTTTTTCTGCGCCGAGTTCGTGCGCGAGACCGCCCTCGAACAACTGGGCGATGAACTGCCGCATGCGCTGGCGTGTGAAATCGAGGAGTTCCGCGAAGGGAGTTCACCGCTGTACATTCGTGCGGTCCTGCATGTCGAACGTGACAGCCAGAAACGCATCGTGATCGGAGCGAACGGGCAGCAGATCAAGAAGCTCGGACGGGTGGCGCGCGAGAAGATCGAGCGCTTCCTCGGTCAGTCCGTGTACCTCGACCTCTGGGTCAAGGTGTTGCCGAATTGGCGCCGCAATCGTGCGGCCGTCATGCGGCTCGGTTACGGCGACCCGAACACGCGCGCGTGA
- a CDS encoding non-canonical purine NTP pyrophosphatase — protein sequence MSDALLNHTRPVLLATRSAGKLHELSALLVEAGIAAETLTDAGLAESPEEERLEVHATFAENALAKARWFAERSGRVVLADDSGLCVDALDGRPGVHSKRWSGRTDLEGEALDAENNRLLLAALEDAAARGRPERTAHYVCAAACAWPAGVPGHEGEAGRRVTGFTTIGESAGTILRTPRGVGGFGYDPWFASTPLGGRTFAEVTREEKAAVSHRGAAFRALLAEVRARLGAGAAKPVRHPR from the coding sequence ATGAGCGATGCGCTGTTGAACCACACACGCCCCGTGCTGCTGGCCACGCGCAGTGCGGGCAAGTTGCATGAACTGTCGGCGTTGCTGGTGGAGGCCGGCATCGCCGCGGAGACGCTGACCGATGCGGGCCTGGCGGAGTCGCCCGAGGAGGAGCGGCTCGAAGTGCACGCCACCTTCGCGGAAAACGCGCTCGCCAAGGCGCGCTGGTTCGCCGAGCGCAGTGGACGGGTGGTGCTCGCCGACGATTCCGGGTTGTGCGTGGACGCGCTCGACGGGCGTCCCGGGGTGCACAGCAAACGCTGGAGTGGGCGCACCGATCTCGAGGGTGAGGCGCTGGATGCCGAGAACAACCGGCTGCTGCTGGCGGCACTCGAGGACGCGGCTGCGCGGGGCCGTCCGGAACGGACCGCGCACTATGTCTGTGCCGCGGCCTGCGCCTGGCCGGCGGGAGTGCCAGGCCATGAAGGCGAGGCGGGCCGCCGTGTCACCGGCTTCACCACGATCGGCGAAAGCGCGGGCACCATTCTGCGGACGCCGCGGGGGGTGGGTGGTTTTGGCTACGATCCCTGGTTCGCGTCGACCCCACTGGGCGGGCGCACGTTCGCGGAAGTCACCCGGGAGGAGAAGGCGGCCGTGAGTCATCGGGGCGCGGCCTTCCGGGCGCTGTTGGCGGAGGTGCGGGCCCGGTTGGGAGCAGGCGCTGCGAAGCCGGTGCGGCACCCCCGTTGA
- the rph gene encoding ribonuclease PH translates to MPEISIPRARTERTNDALRAVTLERGAVRYAEGSCLVSFGGTRVLCAASVEAGVPGWKKGSGEGWVTAEYAMLPRATRTRSSRERQQLGGRTQEIQRLIGRSVRAMLDDFHFGEFTIKVDCDVLQADGGTRTAAITGACVAVHDAFAWMVSTGRIISSPVKRRVAAISVGVVDGEVRLDLDYEEDVRAAVDMNVVMSSEGRFVEVQGTGEHGTFSREELDALLRSAVSGIETLLAEQSRILGQALSVESRR, encoded by the coding sequence GTGCCTGAGATTTCCATTCCCCGTGCGCGTACCGAACGCACGAACGATGCGTTGCGTGCAGTCACCCTCGAGCGTGGCGCGGTGCGATACGCCGAAGGCTCCTGTCTCGTGTCGTTCGGCGGCACGCGGGTGTTGTGTGCCGCGTCGGTGGAGGCGGGTGTGCCGGGTTGGAAGAAGGGCAGCGGGGAAGGCTGGGTGACCGCCGAATACGCCATGCTGCCACGGGCGACGCGCACGCGATCCTCCCGCGAGCGTCAGCAACTCGGCGGTCGCACGCAGGAGATCCAGCGCCTGATCGGACGTTCCGTGCGCGCGATGCTCGACGATTTCCATTTCGGCGAGTTCACCATCAAGGTCGATTGTGACGTGTTGCAGGCCGATGGCGGCACCCGCACGGCGGCAATCACCGGCGCCTGCGTGGCCGTGCACGATGCGTTCGCCTGGATGGTGAGCACGGGGCGCATTATCTCGTCGCCGGTGAAGCGACGAGTGGCGGCCATCAGTGTCGGCGTGGTGGACGGCGAGGTGCGCCTCGATCTCGACTACGAGGAGGACGTGCGCGCCGCGGTGGACATGAACGTCGTCATGAGCAGCGAGGGCCGGTTCGTGGAGGTGCAGGGCACCGGCGAGCACGGCACGTTCTCCCGTGAGGAACTCGATGCGTTGCTGCGGTCCGCGGTATCGGGAATCGAGACGCTGCTCGCCGAGCAGTCGCGCATCCTCGGCCAGGCCCTCAGTGTCGAGTCGCGTCGTTGA